The nucleotide window GCCTATCTCTCAATGTAATGTGACAAATTTTCTATATTTACTTCAGGTTCCTTGGGCTATGGATTAGGCAAATAATCAAATCAGTTAATAAACTCAACTtaacatgtgtgtctgtgaaccaGCAAGTACACCAGACTACCCTAAGAAAGACGCAGGCACATTATCAGATTATGTGGTAATCTCCATGTCACCTGCATAGGGTCCTCATATCTGATCCTTTACATATACAGGTGGAAGGGAAAGAGTTTTGAAATTAGGAAAATAATAGTTCTGTCCCTCaggagttttattttgttatatatttatttacttgtgtgtgtgtgtgtgtgtgtgtgtagtggggggcaggttctctcctttcaccatgtaggtgtcagggatcaaactcaggctttccAATTTGGCcataagcacctttacctactcaGACATCATGCCAGTCCCTTCTTAGCCTATTTTAAGTAACACTGGATTAGGACATTGCTGGTCAACAACACATTTGTGAGAATAACTTGGCTACCTTGTTAATAAAAGTCAGGACAATCAGAAGGAACTGATGGTCCTCAAAGTCCAACCAACAAAAGTCTTTATGCAGTAAGACTTTCTTCTCGACAAAATTGAATGGAAAACTGGGTGTCAGGAAGGGTAGTTCCCAGGGGTCAAGAACACACAGGCAGAGTGTTTAGTCACTGCCTCAGCTAGTTAGAGAAGGGACCAAGGTGTGTTTCAATGTGTCCTGTGCAAGAGCTtcccaaagagaagaaaaatcagagaaagagCTGCTGGGGATGAAACATGCATAACCTTCCAGAAGGATAATTGCGAGCGTACACTAATGATGTGTTCAAAAACCCACACCCTTTGAACACCAGTTCCATTTCTAGAATAAAAGTGTGAGGTCATGTTTCCTCAAGTGTACAAGGTCTATACATGACTATATTTATCACAGCATATTTCACAAGGCCCTAAAAAGAGTAACAAGCTGAGCACCAAGCAAGAGGAGACAAATTCAAGGACAATGCATCTCCCAGACTCTATGGTTCATCTCTGGGTTGTTGGTTTAGTTGTCTTAATTGTCACTAccaataaggtttttttttgtttagctTGTATtctctagtttttctttttctataataAATATCTCCATAAGTAGCATACATGTGGCATAATAGTGTTGGGTGGTGCTAAAAATCTGACCAACATAAGCAAACTTTAGTAATGTCATAGATTTTTCTGGAAAGACAGCTCTTAAACACCTCTGCCTGTCCTCTCCTCATATATCCCTGCTGTCCTGTTCCTTCTGTGATTAGAGGTCTGGAGAGACAAGATAGAGTGTTGCCCCTTAGATCAGTCACCACGGAGTCAAAGCCTTGTGTCAGATGTCAGAACATCATCAAATCCTAAAGATAAAAGGTGAAGATAAACCAGCAGAAAGCCCTATGAATGCTCACTGTCTTCCATATACTGATTATAGAATCAAGCCTTATCAGAAAGCTTCCTCTGTGCTAGAGGCTGCGATAGAAGTGTACCCTGCACTTCATGCTTTAAAACCTAGTAGGAGAGACACAATGCAATTGAGTCAGTTAGTTCTGTTTGACCAAACTCTACCACCAACGTTGAGTCACACTTAGCATGTCTGTTCCTTCCACCCCTCAGGTACAAAGCTAGAGAATCAATGAGGAGGCTTGGGTTTCCATTTCCAGTTATGCTCCTCAAAAATATGATTTTgtttgtgttacttttgtttgtcttcctttatccctcctcctcttcttgtgacagggtctcttgcaTTCCACAGGTGGCCTTAAACTGGATACATAGTGACCTCGAATTCTAGATCTTTCTGCCGTTACCATTACAGATCAGCACCACCACATCTACTTCACATGATATGAGGGACAGAAACCAAGGCTCCAAGCATCCATGGAAAACCATCTGCCAACTGAGATACACCCTCAGATCTGTTTCCTATTTAATGAATTTATTGAATTATCTAGGTGTTACAGGTAAGTGCAGGGATTGAGGAAAGCCCAAAGATCTGCAGTTCTAACAATCTCTGAGGTTGCTTGTTCCACCTTATTGTTTTGAGTCACAAAGCTTTAACATGCACGATCTCAGTAAACTCACCCAAGTATCCTTTTAGGTAGCCGTACTTTGACCTCTTTGATTGACAATGGGAATGATATGTATAGAGTcacactgattaaaaaaaagtaagttccACATGGTGCCTCATCTCTATAATCCCAATACTAGGGAGGTATAAGAGGTCATGAGTTTtaggccatcctgagctatagaaggagttcaagttcagcctagCTACATAtggaaaccttgcctcaaaaaaaaaataaaaataaaaaaataaataaaataaaaataaaccaatgaacaacaacagaaataatagAGCAGGAATCCTAAAGGAGTCAGTTTTCATTTTGACTTCAAGATGTTTAACAATCTTTGCAGTTCAAAAATGGTCAATTTAGAAATGATTGACACATTCATATAGAATGACTAAGGCCAAGAGCTTAGTAAAACTAAATAGTTAATAGAATGGTAAAGAATGAAGGACCACTTCACGTGGGATAGGGGAGGATGGAGGTCAGTCAAGTAAGCCTAGACATTTGATCTTCACATTGAAGATTAGAAAGAAAGTCACCCAGATAGAGCTTAAAAGAAAATGTCCACCTAACATGCCAAAACCCAGTGTATAAGCCATCACAGAACAGACTCATAGATAGGCCCAGGATAGCAGGACACTCATATTTACCTAGTTTACTGGCATTATTGAGTTCATTCATTGAGCAAGATAGGAACTTTCTTATTATTACTCATATTGCCTGACTTTTTCAAGAGAGGCATGCTGTCTGATTAGAAGGAACTTCCCCTTTCTAATTTGATCCTCCTAAGTAGACCTCCTGAGGGAAGTCTGAGGGTCTTCACCCCTGGGTTCCACAGGCATCTGTGGTGGCACTCCACATAAAGTGCCATCTGTGTGGTGCATGCCCAGAGGAACAAAGAGGTTAattttctcctttggaaactATGACTCTCACCCTCCCCCAGTTCCTCTAAGTGtttccttttaaagaaaagcCATGGTTCACTGCTACTGAAAATTAAAGACAACAGCATAAAGATCAAGGTCCAGGCTGGTACCAGCAATGACAGAACATTAAAATTGCTATTTGAATTTCTCTTTCCTTGAACATTGGCAAAGACTATTGAAGGAAAGACAACCAAAACACAGGTTAAATcataaactctgtgtgtgtgtgtgtgtgtgtgtgtgtgtgtgtgtgtgtgtgtgtgtgtatgttcaccaACACTGATGTTTGGAGAAGTCAAAGGTGGATAttgagatgtcttcctcaatcacttctctatcttattctttgagatagggtctgtcaCTGATCCTCGCTGTTTAATCTAGACTGCCTGGCCAACAAGTTTTCTGGATCCTTGTGGCTCCTCCACTGCCAACAATAGGATGACAGtacacatggccacatctggcCATTACAtgagtgctgaggatttgaattcagatctTCAATCTTGTCTCTCTCCAAGTACCTTACCCACTCACTCCCCAGCCCCATTTTAGAACCTTTCTACTTGTATCTCTTCATTCATAGACTCTTTTGGCTGAAATAAACAAGTTGGAGGTGGCCTTCAGTTTATATGAAATGGGTGGCAATGATAATTATATGACTGGCTCCATCCCACATCACAACATCAAGtaccaagaaaacacaagacgGCTTTTTAGATAAAGGTTATGTTATAaggttgaggagaaaaggaataaCCAACTAGCTCTTTCTCCTACAGGCTACACTTCTAGATTCTTCAACTGTACTAGGCTGTCTCCCTGCTATCTCTCTTCAGTTCCAGATTTGCTTTGACAATCAGAATCATACCTTGCACATCCTGGACTTCTTTCTGATGTGTTGAAATCATGTTTTCAACACTTACCCTTTCTGACACCAGACTAGAGAGCCAGGCCTCCACTCGCAAAGTTGGCATGTTGTTTTTAGGTTACATGCTTGATGAATATCTAGCTTCTAGAATTGATTGTATATTACTTCAATAAGATGGGCTCAATCTCCTACCCAACATAAATATGCCAACTATCAACAGGGCTTTTAAGGTATACAGAACACTGCTCTTCAGCTACTGAACAATGAAGAATATATTGGGCAATACAAATCTGTGGTTATCCTCAATGAAGAGCTTGACCAAGAACACGGTGGTCACATTACTACTTGATGGGTTAAGCCTTCTCATAAGacaggcaaagagagaaaaacaggaaaaaattgAAGATCAGCACATTTCTCCCCCATTTTAGTATCTTGGGCACTtggaagaatgaaatgaaaatttgtgAAAAACAGCCATATCAACTTGCTGTGGTGACTCAAAAGTTGTCGTTTCTCAACTCAACTTTGCTGAAACACTTGATTCATGTTGTTCTTATTTAACCTAATTTGCATTGATTTAATCAGTGCTTGTATGctttaaatacataataaattggAATTCTGCAACTCAGAAGACTTAGAATAGCTAAATTTCAATAAAGCTCATTTCAATCTGTTAATGTATACAGCTCTGCCAAGAGATTTAAGAGGATAGAAAGATGCAACTTGCCACATTAGAGGTGAGAAGGGTTTAAGGATAACGATACCATGCAGACAAAACGATTTGCAGGATAATAGcatgaaaaactatatatataatatatatataatatatattatatatatattcttaattaCAGCCTAGAAGCGTCTTCTACACTTTGAGTGGCATACTTAGAAGAAAACTCACATATAAACGCAGtgcatttaattttattctttttcttttttgccaacACTCAActcttctctgcctttctgtaCCAGCTCTACAAATCAAGTGACATCCAAAGTAGGACCTCTTCTTGCCCATTTGGCAGCCTCTCTCGTCCTTTTGCCAAGCTGCATGCATTATAAGGATTTTCTTCCTAACAGCCATGGGGATTGGGTGCCTTATGCTCACAGTACTTGCTGAATGGCTGGCCACTGTTTACCCCTGCCTGTGCCTGCCCAGCCCTGCTCCTCCAACCCTTTAGAGTTTATGGCTCAATCAGTCGGCATGCTGTCAGGAATAATTGTTTTGGCAAGGGGTAAAACCACTTGATGATGAAATTGTTTCTCTGTCTGTTAAAGTGTTCTGCAGCAACTCACAAGTGCCAAGGGCCCAGTCCAGAGCTAAGTTGGAGGCAGAGTGAGGACAGGTGACCATCCAGACTGGCAAAGGAAGAACACAGCTCTGAGGAGGAACAGCAAAGATCTATCTGTGTCAGTAAGAAGGTGCATGACCTTGAATAATCCCCAGATGTCTCTGGCCTCAGTTTTGTCATGTGCAAAATGGAGAGGGTTGATTTTCTAATGTCTCCTGGAGCTCCTAAGACAGCATGTGATGTCTAGCACATCTCAGACTTGTATTCTTTTCAATTAAATGATGCATCTTGGGGATGAATGACCAGGGCAGAGCTCAGAGGAATACAGAATAGAATGATTCACACCCCTGTTCATATGACTTTTCCTGAAAAGTACCACCTGTCTTTGGTGACCTTACGTCTACCAGTTGGTCTTTTCAACTTGTTGTTAAGAGCCAGGCTAGTGGCTTGACCAATCTCCTTAACCTGGGAGATCTCCCAACCCATCATCACTCCTAGCAAGTAATAGTGACAGGTAATGTCCACTTATTTGGAGTTCATTAGAGACAGAAATGACAGGAATGTAAGGACAATAATACACCTTAACCTGTGACTCCTCCTGACACAGGTTTACTTAGCCATCTTTAAGAAtgttgctcttttttcttttcctttttaaaaacagataacCAGAGGTCTGTGGCAGTAGGATAGATTTCTTATAGGACAGTTGTGACCGGAGGGGTACTCATTTGTTGTATGAACTCCTGTCTATAAAGGATTGAGGGTAGAAAATCCGACAGGGGCTTTCCCTGGGATTCAGAAGAAAAGTAGCATTATTCTGTACAGTTACAAAGCTGAATTAGAGATGAGGGGATAAGAAAAAGGCTTCCTTATTTTTTAAACCACCTCTTCTCTACACATCTTCTAGTACATTCTCCAGGGGTTAGATGTAATTACCATGAACAGCATACATCAGTGTTAGCCTCTCCCATGTCATACAACAGCATCTTTATCCCTGCAGCAGTGTGCTCCATGGACAGAATGTAGACTGGGCAAGCCCCAGGGGGATCTCCAGCAGTCTCTCTGTACACAAGTTGAATCTGCCATACTGCAACCTTTTCACACCGTCAGGACTCAGATGGCTTCTCTAACAGAGTGGGCTTGAAAAGCATTCCCTCCATCCCTGAAAACAGCTCAATGTAGAAGGCCAGTGTTGGCacatggagaggagaggggaggaaaggagagagagagagagagagagagagagagagagagagagagagagagagagagagagaatgagaatgaaagCCAAACCCCAAATCACTGCCTTCTTGTGCCTcctctcaagttgctttttggaaagcaaagaaacaaatgttGATTGCTCTACAGATCTACAGAGTCCTACGTATCTGTTACACGTAGGCAGTTTAAAGGGAGGGGGGTATAGCCCCAAAGAAAGGTTGGCGGGGCAACCGAATATCTCAGTCCCTCATTTGGATATATGTTGTCACTGATGATATTTCTTACCCCatcccctcttcttttttttccgcCCTGAAatatagaccaaaaaaaaaaaaaaaaaaaaagctgagtgttTTTCATTTCATCAAAGAACATACATTACTTTAGCGGtttggttaagaaaaaaaaaaaaaccgttgGTTTTCTGCCCACCCCTTTTCAATCTGCCGGTGTTGGAGGTGCTCGGGAGAAGACGCACAATCGCGAGCAGCTTACGACACTCAGTGAGCAGTCGGTGCCGGTGCAGGCTCGCGCACACTCCTCGGTGGAGGGAAGGAGTCGAGCGCTGCTCTGCGCTCCGCAAAGCATGAGCCGGCCAGGTTTCCGCAGCTGCCTAGGACACGAATGGCAGGCGTTCTCCAACCGGGACTCCAAGGTGGCTGCGATCCGCGGTGGGCATTACCGATGACATTCTCCAGACTGTCAAATCCTGGGGAGTCTCGAGCCCCGAgtttggagttgattttttcTCTCACCCGCCCCACCACGTCACAGTCTCAACTGCagaggaaaaaaagggggacCGAGGCAGGAAGGCGAGAAGCCCGGGCTCCAGGCGGCACGTAGTTGGGAAACTTGCGGGTCCTAGAAGTCGCCTCCCCGCCTCGCCGCCGACCGCCCCTGCAGCCCCGGAGCGCAGCAGCAAAGTGAGACATTGTGCGTCTGCCAGATCCTCGGGCCGCGGAGCAGGGCTGCCTCGGGAAACACAGAGGGGTCTTCTCTCGCCCTGCATATAATTAGCCTACACACAAAGGGAGCAGCTGAATGGAGGTTGTCACTCGCTGGAAAAGGGTGGGTAAGacacttttttaattaaattctttccagaagaaaaaaaattttcctcccttttctttgcTGCCGCATCTAACATGGACTGCATTACCCCAGCTTTGATCTTTCCGTGGCTGTGAACTTTGTATGCTGCCCGGCTTTCTGCATGCTTAGAGGTGAACGTGTGGCTCTGGGGAGGGGGGGTTCCTTCTACATTTCTCTATattgatttgggtttttttttgtccctttctcccccctccccctccctccctctccctcggAATAAAATATGATATAGATTTCTGACCCAGCGCTTCCAATGGACATTCTCCAGTCTCTCTGGAAAGATTCTCGCTAATGGATTTCCTGCTACTCGGCCTCTGTCTACACTGGCTGCTGAGGAGGCCCTCGGGGGTGGTCTTGTGTCTGCTGGGGGCCTGCTTTCAGATGCTGCCCGCCGCCCCCAGCGGATGCCCGGGGCAGTGTCGGTGCGAGGGGCGGCTGTTGTACTGCGAGGCGCTCAACCTGACCGAGGCGCCCCACAACCTGTCCGGCCTGCTGGGCTTGTCTCTGCGCTACAACAGCCTCTCGGAGCTGCGCGCCGGCCAGTTCACGGGGTTAATGCAGCTCACGTGGCTGTATTTGGATCACAATCACATCTGCTCGGTGCAGGGGGACGCCTTTCAGAAACTGCGCCGAGTTAAGGAACTCACACTGAGTTCCAACCAGATCACCCAACTGGCCAACACCACCTTCCGGCCCATGCCCAACCTGCGCAGCGTGGACCTGTCCTACAATAAGCTGCAGGCGCTGGCTCCGGATCTCTTCCATGGGCTGCGGAAGCTCACCACGCTGCACATGCGGGCCAATGCCATCCAGTTTGTGCCGGTGCGCATCTTCCAGGACTGCCGCAGCCTCAAGTTTCTCGACATTGGATACAATCAGCTCAAGAGTCTGGCGCGCAACTCTTTCGCTGGCTTGTTCAAGCTCACGGAGCTGCACCTGGAGCATAACGACTTGATCAAGGTGAACTTCGCCCATTTCCCGCGTCTCATCTCTCTTCACTCGCTCTGCCTGCGGCGGAATAAGGTGGCTATTGTGGTCAGCTCTCTGGACTGGGTTTGGAATTTGGAGAAAATGGACTTGTCTGGGAACGAGATCGAATACATGGAGCCCCACGTGTTCGAGACCGTGCCGTACCTGCAGTCCCTGCAGCTGGACTCCAACCGCCTCACTTATATAGAGCCCCGTATCCTCAACTCCTGGAAGTCCCTTACGAGCATTACCCTGGCCGGGAACCTGTGGGACTGTGGGCGCAATGTATGCGCCCTGGCCTCCTGGCTCAGCAACTTCCAGGGGCGCTATGATGCTAACTTGCAGTGCGCCAGCCCGGAGTACGCACAGGGCGAGGACGTCTTGGATGCTGTGTATGCTTTCCACCTGTGCGAGGATGGGGCCGAGCCCACCAGCGGCCACCTCCTGTCTGCTGTCACTAACCGCAGTGACCTAGTGCCCCCTGAGAGCTCAGCCACCACGCTGGTGGATGGCGGGGAGGGACTGCACGATGGCACTCTCGAGCCCATCACCGTGGCTCTCCCCGGCGGCGAGCACGCTGAGAACGCTGTGCAGATCCACAAGGTGGTCACGGGCACGATGgctctcattttctccttcctcatcGTGGTCCTGGTACTCTATGTATCCTGGAAGTGTTTCCCAGCCAGCCTCAGGCAGCTCAGACAGTGCTTTGTCACGCAGcgcaggaagcagaagcagaaacagaCCATGCATCAGATGGCTGCTATGTCTGCCCAGGAATACTACGTTGATTACAAACCCAACCACATCGAGGGCGCCCTGGTGATCATCAACGAGTATGGCTCGTGTACCTGTCACCAGCAGCCCGCGAGAGAATGCGAGGTGTGATTGTCCCATTGGCTCTCAACCCATGCGCTACCAAATACGCCTGGGCAGCCGGGCGGGCCGGCAGGCACCAGGACGGGTCTCCTCTGCGCTCTGAAGTGTTGACTGAAACTGTACGGGGATCTCTCCCAGAGACTTGACATTTTAGCTTTatgtgtcttaaaaacaaaaaaaataaaacacaacaaaaaccccacCCCATAATCTTCAGGACAGTCTGTCTTAAATTTCATATGAGAACTCCTTCCTCCCTTTGAAGATCTGTCCATATTCAGGAATCTGAGAGTGTTAAAAAAAGGTAccaatcattgattttttttttgtaaactaaaacgtttaaaataaaatagcatttaCAGTTTCTACAGACTGGTGGAACCTAAATGAACTGCTACCTGTCTTAACGGAGAAGCAATGGTTAAAGTTTCCTTGGAATGCAGGTGGGAGTGGAAGTGAGGGGTCTTGGCaggtgggaaaaaaatcaagaaatcatGGAGCAAAATTTTTAGG belongs to Peromyscus eremicus chromosome 3, PerEre_H2_v1, whole genome shotgun sequence and includes:
- the Lrrtm1 gene encoding leucine-rich repeat transmembrane neuronal protein 1, whose protein sequence is MDFLLLGLCLHWLLRRPSGVVLCLLGACFQMLPAAPSGCPGQCRCEGRLLYCEALNLTEAPHNLSGLLGLSLRYNSLSELRAGQFTGLMQLTWLYLDHNHICSVQGDAFQKLRRVKELTLSSNQITQLANTTFRPMPNLRSVDLSYNKLQALAPDLFHGLRKLTTLHMRANAIQFVPVRIFQDCRSLKFLDIGYNQLKSLARNSFAGLFKLTELHLEHNDLIKVNFAHFPRLISLHSLCLRRNKVAIVVSSLDWVWNLEKMDLSGNEIEYMEPHVFETVPYLQSLQLDSNRLTYIEPRILNSWKSLTSITLAGNLWDCGRNVCALASWLSNFQGRYDANLQCASPEYAQGEDVLDAVYAFHLCEDGAEPTSGHLLSAVTNRSDLVPPESSATTLVDGGEGLHDGTLEPITVALPGGEHAENAVQIHKVVTGTMALIFSFLIVVLVLYVSWKCFPASLRQLRQCFVTQRRKQKQKQTMHQMAAMSAQEYYVDYKPNHIEGALVIINEYGSCTCHQQPARECEV